The DNA region TTTGTGGCGATTATTTTTGGTCAATTTGAAGCAGGTTTAGCACAACCTTACGACTTAGTTAAATCAGTGTTGAATGTACATACATTAGTGGGTTGGTCGCTGTCTGGAATTATCGCTTCAATTACAGCTTGGCGCTATGTGATTCGTAGCCGCAACCCTTACAAATTGCCAATTCATTATATGTTAGCTGGGTTGTTTTTGACCCTGATTGTGGGCGTGCAAGTATATCTCGGAGATCAACTGGTTTGGGTTTATGGACTGCACACAGTACCAGTTGTTGAAGCAGTCAAGGAAGGTATCTTGCCATGAACTCTGAACTCATTGATCAATTAAGCTCACAATTGGGCGCAAATGGATTACCTTACTCAATTCCCATTCATCCCAACTTAGTCCATCTGACTTTGGGTTTGTTCATCATTGGGATTACCTTTGATATTGTCGGGATGCTGTTCCCCTCCCAAAAATGGTTCTTCAAGTTTTTGGCGATTCCTGTAGAACGTGCCAACTTCTTTGATGTGGGCTGGTACAACATGGTAGGCGCGACTATCATTACTATCTTCACTGTAGCAGCAGGTTTTTATGAAATGTTGCTAGCAACCCCACCTGCTGATGTGAAAAGTGCCTGGGGAATGCAAGCAATGGAAACAATGCTTTGGCACGGTGTCGGTGGCGTATTCTTACTAGCGCTGATTTGTGGCATGACCATTTGGAGAGGATGGCAGCGCTTTGTATGGAGTGAAGACGCAGACCAACAAGTGCAGTGGAGTTATCTGGCTACAGGTATGGCAGTGATGTTAATCCTGTATGTCCACGGCACACTAGGGGCGCAAATGGCGGCTGAGTTTGGCATACATAATACAGCAGATAGCTTGCTGCGCTTGGGCGAAGACCTCAACACAATGCTGAAATAACCAATGTTGGTCATTTTCAACTAATGACTCATGACTAACAACTAAATGACTAACAATTATGGAAGTGCGGAAGATTTTAAATATTTTCACCGTGTTTGTGGGTGCAATCATCGTGACTGTAATCAGTCTCTGGATAGGACAGCAGGCTTATACCTGGCTTCCCCCCCAAGCAGCAGCAGAGTCCGTGCTAATTGATGATTTGATTAGCTTCTTAGTAACTCTGGGTGCGTTCATCTTCTTGGGCGTAACCAGCACTCTGATGTATTCCATCATTTTCCATCGGGCGGAAAAGGGCGACTTCACAGATGGCCCCCACATTGAGGGTAATGTCACCTTAGAAGTTGTCTGGACAGCTATTCCTATTATGTTGGTGTTGTGGATTGCTAGCTATAGCTATCAAGTCTACGAACAAATGGGGATTCAAGGGCCAACGGAACTGGTACATTTGCATAATCCTGTGGGCATGGAATCAGCTTATGCAGCAGCAAAAGATCAACCAGTAGATGCCTTGGCGGAACCTGTAGAAAAAATTGACGTACTGGCTAAACAATGGGCGTGGGTGTTCCATTATCCTGAAACCAATATTACTAGTACAGAGTTGCATTTACCAAGCGATCGCCGGGTACGTTTAGCACTAACA from Nodularia sp. LEGE 06071 includes:
- a CDS encoding DUF2231 domain-containing protein, whose translation is MLEYLTSLNDHNLPYPDTMHPIVVHFVIAMVLFAFFCDILGYFTGRTHLYEVSWWNMCVATIAIFVAIIFGQFEAGLAQPYDLVKSVLNVHTLVGWSLSGIIASITAWRYVIRSRNPYKLPIHYMLAGLFLTLIVGVQVYLGDQLVWVYGLHTVPVVEAVKEGILP
- a CDS encoding DUF2231 domain-containing protein, with translation MNSELIDQLSSQLGANGLPYSIPIHPNLVHLTLGLFIIGITFDIVGMLFPSQKWFFKFLAIPVERANFFDVGWYNMVGATIITIFTVAAGFYEMLLATPPADVKSAWGMQAMETMLWHGVGGVFLLALICGMTIWRGWQRFVWSEDADQQVQWSYLATGMAVMLILYVHGTLGAQMAAEFGIHNTADSLLRLGEDLNTMLK
- a CDS encoding cytochrome c oxidase subunit II; protein product: MEVRKILNIFTVFVGAIIVTVISLWIGQQAYTWLPPQAAAESVLIDDLISFLVTLGAFIFLGVTSTLMYSIIFHRAEKGDFTDGPHIEGNVTLEVVWTAIPIMLVLWIASYSYQVYEQMGIQGPTELVHLHNPVGMESAYAAAKDQPVDALAEPVEKIDVLAKQWAWVFHYPETNITSTELHLPSDRRVRLALTSEDVLHGFYIPAFRLKQDIVPNHTIDFEFTPIRAGQYRLTDSQYSGTYFATMQANVVVESPEDYHQWLSHAATQQPTAAHNQAASEYAQAASQSVKTGWTTVAPAASPVVNYPG